The Siansivirga zeaxanthinifaciens CC-SAMT-1 region ACCATAATCAAAATTAAGCGTGGCGCTTGGGTGAAAAGTTTCTGTAATTTGTCTGGTATAGGTGTTGTTGAAGTCAACATTTAATCTAAAGCGCTTACAATAGTCAGGAACTCTCGAAAACGGATATTCATCGGTGCTTACTTTACTCTTTGTTTTTGTGTTTTTATAAAAACTACTATTATCAGAAGGAACACTTTCTTTTTTGTAAACACGGAAACTATTTTTTGCCTTTACGGTTCCATCGGCTATACCTTCAACCATAAATCCTTGTCCAACAGGGATATATCTTTTAACTTCCTTGCTTAGTGAGGGCGGTGTAGTCGATGTTCCTACAATATTACCATTACCATCATAAGTTCTAAAAGTGGCAGGGTTGAAGGTTTCTGTGGCGCCATCGGCACTAATAGTGTAGGTGGCATATCCACCATCGTACGCCGTTAAATTATGAGAATTAACATTTGGGTTTTGATCCCAGAAATAAAGCGCACTCGTAATAACAGATTTATTTTCAGGGTCATGAATAAATTCTAATGCATCCATAGCAGATGGGTAAGGGTTTCCAACCAACGAAAATTGGCCTGCTAAAACATTAACACTAATGGTTCCTGTATTGGGTTTTCCTCTAAAATCGTAAAGTTGACTATCGCCAGAACCTAAAGTGCCTTTCATTGTAAATCCTTCACCAGGATTTATGGTAGCAGAGTTTCCTACATAAATCCAATCGGCATAAGCAGTACCTGCTACATATTTCCAAATCCAATAGCTTTCAATTCTTAAGGGGGAAGAGATCCCATTATAACCTGGAAGACGTAACACCGATGCCGGATTTGAGTTTGTTAAATCTACAACATCATTTAACTGGGTTACAGAAAAAGGGCTGTTTCCTGGTCCTGCAATTTTACCACCTACAGGTGAACACCAGTAATTATATTCGTAAGCGCCTACATTACCTGTTTGGTAAACACT contains the following coding sequences:
- a CDS encoding T9SS type A sorting domain-containing protein — translated: MNKNLALLVLLINGISFAQLSVRNNAYVFVKDQIVFVNDDINLNEANSKIYLRDEAQIIQGTGTTGNSGVGELSVYQTGNVGAYEYNYWCSPVGGKIAGPGNSPFSVTQLNDVVDLTNSNPASVLRLPGYNGISSPLRIESYWIWKYVAGTAYADWIYVGNSATINPGEGFTMKGTLGSGDSQLYDFRGKPNTGTISVNVLAGQFSLVGNPYPSAMDALEFIHDPENKSVITSALYFWDQNPNVNSHNLTAYDGGYATYTISADGATETFNPATFRTYDGNGNIVGTSTTPPSLSKEVKRYIPVGQGFMVEGIADGTVKAKNSFRVYKKESVPSDNSSFYKNTKTKSKVSTDEYPFSRVPDYCKRFRLNVDFNNTYTRQITETFHPSATLNFDYGLEIKINKDELLKSDATWFPNNEPYLAEALPFDADLKIPLSVKIENNMPLRFRIADVQNFDTNTPIYLHDKANDTYVDLQSENFEVNIAKGTYNDRFEITFKNNQTLGVDNNMVEYLLVFQNNNLNELIISNPKNIDISLFQLFDVSGKEVLRNQINSIKQKYNYSTKSLSEGVYVAKISAKNNQVLSKKVVISSSK